From a single Silene latifolia isolate original U9 population chromosome 6, ASM4854445v1, whole genome shotgun sequence genomic region:
- the LOC141587600 gene encoding uncharacterized protein LOC141587600, with protein sequence MARMGAVHMMCLMGMGVERSMGMGVERSETKSTELMYMKISVNGKATRDMIDTGASHNFFTPDEAKRLGMKLNREGGSMKAVNSKALPIQGVAREVVIKMGEWTGKLDFTSIPMDDFKIVLDMDFLKRTPTFLIPRNGSLIMVGSKPYLVKVVKADRKQKGPLLSAMQLKRGLQKGEPTYLCTVSMKEDTLAECLEPQVEKVIGDNKDLMPDQLPMSLPPRRLVDHQIELIPGTRPPARGPYRMAPPELAELRRQLDDLIRSGSIRPSKAPYGAPMLFQKKQDGSLRLCID encoded by the coding sequence ATGGCTCGAATGGGAGCAGTCCACATGATGTGCTTAATGGGCATGGGCGTTGAGCGCTCAATGGGCATGGGCGTTGAGCGCTCCGAGACCAAGTCCACGGAACTGATGTACATGAAGATAAGTGTCAATGGGAAGGCTACTCGAGATATGATAGATACAGGGGCCTCCCATAATTTCTTCACCCCCGACGAAGCAAAGAGACTCGGAATGAAGTTGAACCGAGAAGGAGGAAGCATGAAAGCTGTTAATTCCAAGGCCTTGCCGATTCAGGGTGTCGCTAGAGAAGTGGTGATTAAGATGGGCGAATGGACGGGAAAGCTCGACTTCACCAGCATCCCGATGGATGACTTCAAGATCGTCCTCGACATGGATTTTCTGAAGCGAACCCCAACCTTTCTGATTCCCCGCAATGGGTCTTTAATAATGGTAGGATCAAAACCCTATCTTGTGAAAGTTGTTAAAGCTGACCGAAAGCAAAAGGGGCCACTCCTCTCGGCAATGCAGTTGAAGAGGGGACTTCAAAAAGGAGAGCCTACATACTTGTGTACCGTGTCCATGAAAGAAGACACACTTGCTGAATGCTTGGAACCACAAGTAGAGAAGGTGATAGGAGACAATAAGGACTTGATGCCTGATCAGTTACCTATGAGTCTTCCACCCCGACGTTTGGTAGACCATCAAATTGAATTAATCCCGGGCACAAGACCTCCTGCTCGAGGGCCATATCGGATGGCGCCTCCCGAACTTGCGGAACTACGAAGACAACTAGACGATCTGATTCGCTCGGGATCGATACGACCTTCCAAAGCTCCATATGGAGCCCCTATGCTCTTCCAGAAGAAACAGGATGGTAGTCTGAGATTGTGTATCGACTAA